The Bacteroidia bacterium genomic interval AAGTCATGGTTTATACTGATCCAGAAACCCATGAGGTCATAGATATGCAGGAGCACCCTTTCACAGGGCAAAAAGTCGAAGTGGTTCAGGTGGTTAAAGATCCTGTAAATATGCGTGCCTATGCCTATGAAAAGAATGCGGAGGGAAAATGAGCGGGGAAAGGCAGAAGAGAAACTGTTTTTGTTTTTGAGAAGCAATGTAAAATATTTTTTACATAATGAACAAAATACTTTACCTTGCGTAAAGTAAAGCATACATCCATTATCCATACCTTTAGCGCAATGAATACCAGTTATCAGGAAAACCGCACCATATCCTATTTGATTAGTATCCTATTGGTTACGGCCTATTATCTATGCTTTTTGTGGGAAGAGTTTCAGAAAGGTACGTTTGAAACGGACACCATCCCCAGTGAATGGGGCTGGACGGTTTTAAAACTGGTGGGAGCTCAGATTGTCCTGAGTATTTTAGCGAGCATAGGGGTTAGTATCATGTATGCCGTTCTGAATCGTGAAATGGAAAAGGAAGTTTCGGATGAAAGGGACAAATTATTTGAATTGAAAACCAATCAGCTCA includes:
- a CDS encoding DUF1838 family protein gives rise to the protein MGRSCTGRKDLHLFNVIGIIVRQCDCVEDGVRGKGFRSVSREVMVYTDPETHEVIDMQEHPFTGQKVEVVQVVKDPVNMRAYAYEKNAEGK